tgtgttaacAGCTTCTCCGATATAAATAGGTTCATAATCCTAAGATAACTTAActtatattttcttaacaaagctTTCTCAGTCGAATCATATCTGAACATAACTCAATCAATCTGATCAGAATTCACTGATGTTCATCAAACTTGCAGAAGTctccaacacatccacaatccttcaaccatcattgatctcacacaattctcaTATTTCCTCCTACATATAAGcgctcatccctctttgtgatcaAATTaaccctggaacggccattgtcttggcttAGGCCGGAATCTTACATAttaatctctcgaactcaaagaacTCCCGTGCATGGCATCTGTTAAAGGTTTAGGAAATTTTCTTAATTGAGGATCCGATTGTTGCACAACcctccacttttcctcaaaaatcagcaaatcgttttcacccatcaacaacTTTGTGCCCTCACTTTTTCAATGTGTAACGTTAATAATTAACGTAAAGCTTGATACAACATTGGTAGTTAGAATGAAGCTAATGATGTACCTCATTCCTTTATGAATGTTGCTAGATTACTTTGATGAGATTATGTAATTGTTTGACTTTCACTTTACTTACGCATTTATAGTTTGAAATCTTTGGGGAGTGTATACTAGGGTTGTTGTACAGAATATCGATGAAAGAAGAGAACCTGTCCAGTCTTAGAAGTTTTTCAGGGTATTTAGAATTCAGCAATAAGCATAGATGAGAATTAAATACCTCTGCACACTTAGATAATTTTTATAGATGAATGCTTGCACTGTAAACACAAGGAATGATCCGCTGAGCAGCGAACACAGATAAAATTTCCAAAATCCATATGAATTATTAAATTTTATCCATCAAAAATTTAAATTGTGTATTCATAGTATTTTAACTTGTTATAATAATATGATAAATATATTTATTCGTGGAACATGTTCACCAATGTCTCAATACTCGTTATCAGTTTGTTTCTTTGTACCCTTATATTAGTTTCTCAAATGCTTGTAAGATTCCTGATATCAAAGATcaatcaggtaaaagatagtctgaccagGCTTCACAAATCGCAAGTAAAGTATTCAAAGTCTTAACTGGTTATGTTTCTCGGAGAAACCCAGGTGTTTAGAGGATGATTATAACCGCAACTAGTACATATCGTGTAGGATTGATGTTCTATTTTGCAAAGAGTCCTCTTTTATAATGACGAAACATGCTAGATTGCTTAAAATTCAAGAAATTGTTTCTTGTGATCAAAGCAAGTTCGTGAACTAGTTTCCATATGTAAGAATTACTTTGATCCCAAGCAAATTTAATTTCTCAATATAGATTGATTCCAAAGAATGGAAACTATGTAAGCACGGGaaaagttttctttgtaatacaAATAAGAATGTGCACCTGTGTATTATTCTATTAAAGAACCGTGCATAAAAATTAGCTCACGAATAATCAATTACGGTTTGTGAACCATCAAGCAATGTTGGATCTCAACACCCCAAAACGGACCAGTTCGCGAACTAAACAAAGCAGTTCGCGAAACTCAATATGTTTGAAATGTCCATGAACATAATACCCAAAAGTGAAAAGTTCGTGAAACAAGAGAAAATTTTAAAAAGCATCTAGGAACACCTCGAAATTGTATAATTCGTAAAATGAAAAATCAGTTCGTGAACACTTGTGCACCTTGCAGTTCAGTAAATTGCATAGTTCGTAAACTGAAAAATCAGTTTGTGAACAAAAGTACAATTTGATGTTTTTATGCTTATATTTCACAGACATAGTTTTTTTAACAGTAAAAATTATGCTCAGCCTCAAAAATGATAAGACTTACGAACATTCAATGCTTGAGTTCATGTTTCTAGATTTGTCAAGtacaagcttgaactcgaaacttcttctttgcgaTTCATCATATACTAAAGTCGTACCATGTTGTCTCTGAAGATAAAATGGTAGAAATAATTAGTAAATATTATAGTcgatcttcacatacctttgttgatgaagttctcgtagATGCCtactgtagatggtgaaatttgaatAAGGGGAAAAAGTATCATTTTAAGATCAGAGGAAAAATGAATTCCATAACTAGGGGTTAAGTCATCATTCTGGGAAAATAGTCTTCTCCAAAGTTTAGCAACACTAAAAATAAGAGAGGATTAGATGTACAAAGGGAAATCATTATTGTCAAAGACAGGCTCAACCCCATAGGACAAAACTCAACTTTCCTGGGGAATACACCCACAACCataatttctagtatacgtctcTGTGATATAATATTGGTCGTGATgtcgtgattcctagcgcacatcctcgacgaaATACTACTAGTCATGTAGGTTCTATAAAAACGTCCCCGGCTGACTTATGAAGCAGAATATCCATGATTTCAGCATGTCTTCGTGAGAACCAGCTGGTTGTggtgattcctagtatacatcctcgacgagatactgctggtcatgtaggctctgtagatacGTAAAAATTTCCATGACTGACTTATGACCCAATACGCAGACATATGTGTTTcccgtaagcacgactcaccccatttgagatcaaggactgattcctagtacacaTCCCAAGATCCATTGGCCACGTATACTCTAGGACCTGACTCGACTTAATGAGGCTTCCAAATAATTCCTAGGACATTGCCCGACCCCTTTCGACAGACTCTTGGAACATTCTTTCGAGGTACACTGGCTATGTCGTCTCCTTTAAACAGACACACTTGACTCCTGGAACATCTCCGCAGGATATGCTGGTCGAAGACAAGTGAGTCAAGGCCTCGCATAGACGCCATTTAGCATGCAAGCCTCCCTTTTCTCTCAAACGCGTCCTAGCTGGCAATGGAAATACTCAATCACATGAGCCAAACCTCAACCACATCATGTTAATCCGAGCTGAATCAGCTCTTCTAAAGAGTATTATACAAGCATAAGACTCGGGTAGGCATAAACCTCTTTCTCAGCATTTCAAACACACTCccggctagtaaattgagcctcaattttacatgtctatccaaaaatGTGGATAAGATCCCCCGAACTCCTCGTGCTCAACAAAGGTACCCACGGGCCGGCCTCTACGTGACAAATGTGACTGGCCATAAAGAGGGGAGCCCaaatcattctcacaaatcagataATATCTCTATAGCGTATCCAACACCGACTATAGAGAATATTTCTCTTTGTCAATACGTCGTCACAAAGGCTTACTAAGCACACACAAatgggggggatatcaattaggattttCCGTCGGTCTATGACACGTATGAGAAATAGCCGACCTATTTCTCTCTGCAGAAGAGAGTTAAGGCAATGGAATAAAAAGATAAACTCAGCCTAATTTATCTCTATTtgttcctgaagagacgggaaaaGTGCTCCACACGACAAGCGATCCCTATgttcaccgacttgagattaaATAATTAAGCTATAAAGGTCCTATATTCCTCCAAGATAACTCACAACTTTATCACAAATTCTCAGGGCAATAACTTGTTCTctaatctctctcttcatctttgcttccctccctaagacttgCCTCAACCTctcatgtgactgaagcagcctttgaacggccattGTGCGTGGTTTAGATGAAGATTGTTCATACTCAACCTCCCATAACtcactttcaaaaccctagaatcctgcttttagcctctcaccgattttaggtaactacacttACATtattcttcagtcttcaatcttcggtaTCCGATGATTTCTGATAATCAGCTACCATATTGTGTAATCCTAGTCCGCGATTGACTTTACTAGACTAtatatcaagatatagttttggtaATATAACATAGACAACAAGATTGACATACCAATGTACAACTGAGCGAAGCTCTAACATGGATCGCGATTTCGAATGACTGATACTTGATGTTTTTGTCTTTTCtagtttgatgattttttttgtaatatACTTTTTCTATCCATTGTAACATCAAACTTATAATGGGATTTTTTGCAAGAATTCCTCAACTACCAAGATCATAGCAATGACTCAACTTCTAGCAATAACCACGGTTTTATTCGCGAAAACAAGGGTCATGCTTATGACGGTcagaacaacaacaaacaaatAATAGGCAAAAGTTTGTTTAGAGTCAAACTCACAAAATCTCGTTCATTTCACCACAATCCGGATGGAGACACCATAGTACTTGCAAGATATGATCAACGAATTCAGAGACATATTGCGATCCATTCTCCATCATTCAATCCACCACATTTATAAAAAGGCCAACTAGGCGACGGATGCGCTAGCCAATCAGGCAGCTGACACAAGTCAGCAGAGATTTTTCGGAACTAACTTTTGAAAATAGGTAAACCCTGTCTTTTAAGATTATATGTGAAAAGTGGCTCCATGGGTTGTAACGTACGCatacatgattttattttggtttaaatCAATAAAATATGCTTAAAAAATGGACATTTTATTAGAACCTGATTTGATCTACTTCTAGTAACATAGTGTTATTCACCGAACTTTGTATAAATTTACAGGGAAGAAGGATATCTGAATTAGTTAGAATAGAATTGCTTAATGAGGagggatcccctcacacttttagtatcacactatctcacatgtTGGGCGTCATTTTCGCGAATAAAAATCAAaccgtaacggatttgaagctaatattttggggatatgttcctcttatcaaTTTCTACATACTGATCAAAAATGAGTGTATTTCGAGacatataacaccaccatctactactttgaaaatgagccgtTGAAGATCAACTGATTTCTGGCCGTCGAAATTAAGACCGGTAGATTGTGAAGTTTTATATTTCGGAATGTGCTTatttttggtaggcatgtagaacttggtaaaatgaacatattctcaaaatattagcttcaaatccgttacagtttgatttttattcacaaaaatatcaCCCGATATGTGAGAtggtgtgataataaaagtgtaaGGAGATCCTTCCTCTTGCTTAATACGGTGAATTCTCATGTTCTATGATAAAAGCGTAGGAAAGTAGATAGACAGATGGAATGGAAAAGCACACGCGGTATTTACAAAACAAACGGTGAATTCTTATGTTCTTAATATAGTATGACTATCAACCGCTACATAGAGCACAAAAACAATCAATctgtttaaaaaaattaaaatgttgGGCCCCAACAGTTTTTTACTATCGTTATGCAGAGTGAAACTTGCTATCAATTCAATCCAGTTTTCTACTCAAACTTCTTACTGTGTCATTAAGCATCatggtgagtcgtgcttacacaAAACAAATGCCATACCAACCTTCTCCACCCCTTCACATCACTGACATCAGCATCGTCATAAATGCAAATGACCAGGGCCGTGGCAGGCTATTGGTTTCTCAATAGCTATGGTCCTTCTGCAAATAGGTACCTCCAGCAATTGGTCTAAAATCAGGGCCGACTAATTCAAATGGCTGGTTCCATCCAACAGGTTTGGCCAGTTTACGAGCTCCTATCTAGACCTTGTTATGCAGGAACTTATTATTGTTGTCTTTTAGAGTGTAAAATAGTATCGGATTGCAACTAACTGGCAAATGCGGAGTTGTAAAAAAAGAACTAGCAAGtgcagaaagaaaaagaaaaacagacatCCCCTGGAAAATCTTCCACCACTCTTTTAATTCACCTCCCTAAAATCACTTCTAGCCTTCTAGGTTATAATGCAGTATTTGATATGACACTAGTTTTAGATAAATACGGCCGAGTCAATGATAACAAAGTAGAGCCTGGAAACGAAATTGAGAAACAACAGTACAATCATTGGACTATTAATGCAGTAGAACTTAAATAACTCCACTCCAAGTTCAAAGAAGTAGTGCAACAAAAAATTCATACATCACATCAGACCAAATTTAAGGAAATTTTTCTGTGAACATTCATGAGACTTGCCACCAGGCCAAATACAACTTTTCTTGGAAATCAATGCCTCCTAACCATAATCACAAATTTCTCCCTTCAAATAAAAGCCCCTCAAAAGTCTGAAAAAGTTGAATAAGATTCATTTCTATAGTAGCTAATATTCTAAATTAAAAATGCCCCAAAAGCTAATATGAACTTGAGCTAACATTGACAAGACTATGGGTGATACAACAAGGTCATGGAGAGCAGATTACAAACTAGCCATAAACAGAAAAACTGTGATCTAACACATGAGATAGGATATATGTTATATAACCAACGGGTATCTACAAGATTGAACATGCTAAGAGACCAAGTACAATAGTGAATCAAGAATTAACAATCCAGGTATAATTATACATGATCTCAAGTATTCCTGACAGAATTGAGCTAAAACTGTTTGATGTATGTTCTACCTAAAAATGGTTTGGATTTCCTACGACCTAAATACTTCACTTGGCTAATTGAAATTCATGAGAACCGAACCTGGTCATTGCACGTTTCCATCTCTACTCATGCTTCTGGCGATCTTGGGAAAGATCTTCAGTTTCAGTTGGAGTGGACTGTTGCTGCTTTAAACTGGCTTTAGCTTCGGCAAGAAAAGCAGGATCTGGCTCGTGCTTATTGGAGGGCTCTTTCATCGCCATATAAATATAGAATGCAATCACAATATTGACAGAGATAACAGCAAGCAATCCGCTCAAAATCGTTAAGGAATGAGAAGACAATTGATTTGACCCTGTTGGAGAGTGAAATTGCAGAACAAAATCAGATCAGAAACAGCTTTTATAACCTGATTATTAATTACATTGAAATTTTCTCCTAATTAAAGAATCAATTTGAGGAAAAAGGATTACCAGGAAATAAGTTGTTGTTAAAACCATATAGAATCACGATTGGAGCTATCCACATAAGCATTGATGTGGTGAAGAACTTCCTCACAACATCTGCCATGGATTCCCCCtacagagagaaagagagagtgtATGTTACAGGGCGGGAGTTGAGACTTGAGAGGAGAAAGGAGGAAACTGTGAGTGACAAACACCGTCTCTTACAGAAAATAAATCTGAAAGGGTGCTTTTGCTTCTCACTGAAGTGTAAGAAGTATTTCCCAGAAGCAACTTCTTTGGCCAAACTAACTTTTCCGTGTTTTTAACTTATCAGAAGCACTTCCCAGACACCCTCTTATAACACTAACTAGTGCAGTACATGCATAATAGCATCAGTGGTCAAACTGAGTACTCCAAAAAAATTTAACTGTACCATAATTAATATTATATAACCTTCAGTTTTACATGTTTACAAGTTACAACCATATGAACAAAAGCCAATTTCTCAACAAATCAGCAATGTCTGGTGCTCTTGATCCAAGTAGTTCTGCATTAGACTATTGCAATATTACTCGTATTAAGAGTTGTCAATGTACACAAACCATGGAAACCATTGAAGTTGAACATTCATATCAAGAATTACCTAAAACTGTGATCTTCAGCTTCTATATTGTTGATTTGTCAACTCATTCAGTGGTTCCATCATATCTGAAAACCTTCCTATGATCCAGTAAATGCTTTTTGCTGTTCAAGTCAATCCAGCCTTGTTACAAAACAATCTCCTCACTATGTTGTTAGAGCATCCGGAAGAGTCGTTGGTGCTCCAAGAATCTTACCACCCACATCAGGGAAATTTTCATATTCAGGCAGCGGTTTGACTTTCCCATCTTTACAAACTTTTACCGGATATCTCATCAAATGTCCCTTCATTTCTACGTTCTTGGTTGACACATACAACTTCCAGTTTTCTTCTGCTAATTTGTTCACACGCTTAACACATTCAGGCGTCTGTGGTTCACGGAATGAGTCTTCAAGGGTTCCAAGGTGCTCACCCCAGAGAGACATCCTATAACCATACACCTGAAAACACCATGGTGCTACAATGGGTTACTGACcaaaaatcaagactcataaaAGACATTTTTGTAACCCCGTATATTTTTATATCAAGGTTACTTGGGATGCTGAACCTGGAGCTAACTAGTTGAGGCACAAGAACTGACTCCACATTATGAGCATATATAGGAAAAGCACAGTACTGGTGCACCATTGCCGTATGCAGATAAAACAGGGGTTTATGAAAGAGGTTTAAATTGATCATAACTTTAAATTATCAATGCTATCGAGACTTCCATTCTGTGTTTGAGCTTgggtttaattcttttttttctccctctttctaTGTTTTCCAAATATAAACAGTCACTAGTACACTTACGCGTTAAACCATTTACATGAATCACAGTGATGGAATTTGTTTTGAAATGCAACAATTAGGAAACACGAAACGAACTTGATATTGCGTAAAAGAATCTTTAGTTTTCAAGAAGTTCTCAACTAACAAATGCAATGTAATTTATCAAGAAAATAAATTGCGATTTCTTAGGGGGTTCATGTTCAAACCTGGCCATGTGGATGATTTTTCTTTCTTCCCCACTTGTAATGGGGTTGGTAAGCTCCCATCGCTATTTCAGTGTCCCTTGAACCATCCAAAGATCTCTGATTAATATTTGCAGACCCCATCATTACATACTCATCATCCACTATCATCCCTTTGGCATGAACATAGATCATAAATCGACCAAACTTATTAGCCAGCTTCTGTAAAAGCAACATAAAAAAAGTGTAAATTAAGCACAGTTGCAAACTGCAACGGGGTAAAACTATGGTTAAATCAATCTTGCTTTCACATTTTTAAAACTATGGTGATATTATGAAACCAATTATAATAGTAAAGGCCTTTAAGAAGGCGAGATTAGTTACAATCCTGAAATCACTTGAGAAACGAAAAATTTGAGCtatttttcctttggtttcctgaAATTTAGAACTCATGCACATTTCATCAACTCAGCGTGTTTTTTTAGGTCATACCAATGCATCGGATTGCTGACTATGCTGCAATGAGCTTTCTCCTGAACCGGCTTCACGCTTACCGAGACAATAAAAATTCAAGTAATCTTGTGGATGCTTTTCATTAGAAAGACCTGCTCTATCAAGTGCTTGTGCTATAATCCTGTACATCATATCCATTGTTTGACCCTGCAAGAATGTAATATTTGCTCATGAAAATCTCATCAACATTCCTACAACCCGCATCTATCTGTTTAGAGGTAAGACTGATTATTGTTTACAGCCATCCAAGAGTACGAATCAAAACTTCCGAAAAACTTAACAGATAATgtcataaaaattataaaatgcATCTGAGATGTACTGAAACAAAGCTGAGGAACGTCCAAAGGGAACATTGTATCAGTAATCAGTCTCAAATGTAAACAAGGTCAATGTAGGTTCACCTGCCAAAAAAGGATTTCCTGCACAGACGCGCTAGTTGGGACACCTTCAGGCCACATTGGGATTACTACATACACTGCAAAATGTTCATTTGCAATGATTTTGCTAGCAATCTTCAAAGCTAATTCCATCGGCACCAAATTATCCGCTCCTGCGTAAGTTGATCATTTCATTTAGTCCacactaaaaaaagaaaaaaagaaaattccaAGTCCTGCTCTAACGAATGAATACAGATATGAGATATGTGAATTTACTTTACAATTCTTACAGATCATCAAGATGATAAGCAAAATTCTTTATGAGAAACTGAATTGCTAACTAAGGTAATCAAAGATGTCGCAGAAACAAGTCTTATTGCAAACATGTCATAACAAAATGCGACATGAACATATATTTATCTTAAATAAACCTGCATTTTTGTACGATGGCCAATAATAAGACGATCCGACGAAATACTGGTTCTCAATGTATATAAAGTGTTGAGCCGATCTTATTGCCTTTACATATGCAGTGTGTATACTCTTGTCTATTTTCAAGTTCTTTTCACAGACGAGACTCTGCACAAGAACAGATAAGTAACTGCCAGCTCTGCCAATAAACTGTTAAGAAATGAGCCATGTAAGAGCTATCTGTCCAAACCTGTGCTTCTGCTTCCTTAACAAGTTTTGGGAAGCCCTTGACTGATCCAGAATCAATTGATCGAAACACCTGTAAAAGCATGTCTCCAGAGGTCAACTTTCATCTGTCTTTTTCCTCCTTCTctttttggtttcctttttttttttgtaatttaatGGTGAGATAAGAAAAGGAAGTGCAAACAAAGAGATtcacaaaaatattttctttactaccTGCACGTGCCAATTTTCAGTATCGTCTTCCTCGGAAACACGCACATTATGATCATCATCAGGTTTAGGAGTAAGTATCCACGAAATCCGGTCAAGCTTTAATAATGGATCATCGTGCCAGTGTGCAACTTTCTTGAATCCGAAATCTCTCCATTTTGTGGCTTTTCTCCACCTTTGCTCAAAATTTGTCAAAATGTCATAAGCAGCAGGGCCCTCAATTTTGCAGTGTAGATCATGCCATGGTTGTCTTGGGCCGCCCCGAGTCTGTACAGATTTATCAATagcaaaataaaaggaaaattgGTAAAAGTGCAAAAACTCTAGGAGAGGACAAACGGATTGTTCGAGATAGTGCACTGAGATTATTTGTCCCCAGTGATAAAACAGGTTAGCACCATAGATTTACTAAAACAAAGATACCAAACCATCACATGTGGATTGGTAGGAGTCTCAGAGCAAGAAAATTTGAGTGTCCCGTTAAAACATATAAATTGCTAATTGCCGTGGAAGTATAATCACTTACAGAAAATGTAGGATTGTGATAATCGTTTTCAAAGACGGTGTCAATATCGCGAAAGAGGCGATGTTGTGGGGTGTCATATCTTCCATCACAAAGATCCAATCCACCAATGAAAGCAGATATTTTTCGGTTATTTCCAGGAGCTTGGGTGTCGAGAATAACACATTTCTGATGGTGGGTAAATAATGTTCCTACAACCTATGTTGAAAGATTTACTCCAAGAAATATCAGTAAATGTGCATGTAAATACAAATAATAAATACCAAATGAAAGTACTCCTTGCTTCTTAAATATATGGAAAAGAGTGGTGATTTAGTACCTGCTGTTTAAAGATACTAAGCTTATTGCTGGCATAACGTGGCGACAACACACAATGGACATTTGAATGTCTGAAAAACTTTCTAGTTTCTTCATCATGAGTTTGCATCACTCCATCCTGCAATCAGACCTATGCTTAGTTTAGTCTTGTATTTAACTACATGGACAAGTACAAAATGGTAGTTAAAATTCGACTTCACTGCAGAACTTCTTGGAGTATAAGATGGTCAATTTTCTTAATTGGTTCTGATTCATGTCTTACAGGGGAACATTACTGCGAATTTTACAGAAACATCTTTATCTTTATGAGCCATAACAAGA
The nucleotide sequence above comes from Papaver somniferum cultivar HN1 chromosome 8, ASM357369v1, whole genome shotgun sequence. Encoded proteins:
- the LOC113306712 gene encoding uncharacterized protein LOC113306712 encodes the protein MADVVRKFFTTSMLMWIAPIVILYGFNNNLFPGSNQLSSHSLTILSGLLAVISVNIVIAFYIYMAMKEPSNKHEPDPAFLAEAKASLKQQQSTPTETEDLSQDRQKHE
- the LOC113306711 gene encoding phospholipase D delta-like → MAGGSISSQESAGKGNEVAQKFMFLHGDLDLWIYEAKCLPNMDLTTERMRRCFTMFSSFTSPIKRKTGIRNKTHKIITSDPYVSVCLAGATVARTRVISNSENPLWDEHFCIPVAHPIAKIEFQVKDNDVLGAQLIGVVDIAVDKILTGTEISGWFPIVGSYNNPLKPYPELRFSLQFKAIKENPLYKDGVGAGADYLGVPNTYFPLRKGGQLTLYQDAHVPENMLPEIPLDGGKVFRQGQCWEDICHAILEAHHLIYIVGWSVYHRVKIVREPTKPLPNGGELTLGELLKYKSQEGVRVMMLIWDDKTSHDKLLLKTDGVMQTHDEETRKFFRHSNVHCVLSPRYASNKLSIFKQQVVGTLFTHHQKCVILDTQAPGNNRKISAFIGGLDLCDGRYDTPQHRLFRDIDTVFENDYHNPTFSTRGGPRQPWHDLHCKIEGPAAYDILTNFEQRWRKATKWRDFGFKKVAHWHDDPLLKLDRISWILTPKPDDDHNVRVSEEDDTENWHVQVFRSIDSGSVKGFPKLVKEAEAQSLVCEKNLKIDKSIHTAYVKAIRSAQHFIYIENQYFVGSSYYWPSYKNAGADNLVPMELALKIASKIIANEHFAVYVVIPMWPEGVPTSASVQEILFWQGQTMDMMYRIIAQALDRAGLSNEKHPQDYLNFYCLGKREAGSGESSLQHSQQSDALKLANKFGRFMIYVHAKGMIVDDEYVMMGSANINQRSLDGSRDTEIAMGAYQPHYKWGRKKNHPHGQVYGYRMSLWGEHLGTLEDSFREPQTPECVKRVNKLAEENWKLYVSTKNVEMKGHLMRYPVKVCKDGKVKPLPEYENFPDVGGKILGAPTTLPDALTT